One window from the genome of Rariglobus hedericola encodes:
- the ptsP gene encoding phosphoenolpyruvate--protein phosphotransferase, whose product MTTTDTSSADLPLTLRTIRLGATVADKAAAIRAAGQLLVDAGYIEPGYIDSMLAREGQANTCLGHGIAIPHGQQKDRTLIKQTGLAVLQIPEGVRWNDTQIVHVVIGIAARGDEHLEILAALTDVLDDDAAAQRLATTTHANDILAALRRGSPSAKPAAAAVEPWAGAVSVDVVLQGHAGLHARPATKFAETAADFSSEIRVIHGDRAANGKAMASLLRLGVESGSTLRIEARGSDADAALAVLREAVESGLGDADELAEATSPVQAWTPPETVTAVIIGTSAAPGMAIAPIFRFRAEMLSVEDTRGEPAAERRRLDKVIAEANAELERLGADAEACPVAAEAEIFKAHQALIADADLHADVVALIEEGHSAPWSWQQVIERRVDEVRRLKNERLAGRAADLRDIGQRVLRLFSGVVSRDPVLPSGKCILVADDLTPSDTARLDPKKILGICTAAGGPTSHTAIIARARGLPAVVGAGSEVLSLADGTLAILDGGAGRLYPHPEEFAVASAKQFQAELAHHQAAADADRFRPAFTTDGHRVEIVANIGHAEEAAAAVEAGAEGVGLLRTEFLFLGRETAPTEEEQFLAYTEMIRALNGLPLIIRTLDIGGDKIVPYLGLAHEENPFLGVRGIRLCLRRPDVFKTQLRAIYRAAATAEAGAVKIMFPMVTTLEDLRSAKKLAEAVRAEIGGPACELGIMVEVPSVVLMAREFAREADFFSVGTNDLTQYALAIDRQHPELGKEADALHPAVLRLIDLTVKAATAEGKWVGVCGGAAGEPLGASILTGLGVAELSMSAPSLAAVKAKLRGTSLKALRALAQRALACSTAAEVRALSK is encoded by the coding sequence ATGACGACCACCGATACCTCTTCTGCCGACCTTCCGCTGACACTGCGGACCATCCGTCTCGGTGCCACCGTGGCTGACAAGGCCGCCGCCATTCGTGCCGCTGGACAACTGCTCGTCGACGCCGGCTACATCGAGCCTGGCTATATCGACAGCATGCTCGCCCGCGAAGGGCAGGCCAACACCTGCCTCGGCCACGGCATCGCAATTCCGCACGGCCAGCAAAAGGACCGCACGCTCATCAAGCAAACCGGCCTCGCCGTCCTGCAAATCCCCGAGGGTGTCCGCTGGAATGACACGCAGATTGTCCATGTGGTCATCGGCATCGCCGCACGCGGTGATGAACATCTGGAAATCCTCGCCGCACTCACCGACGTGCTTGATGACGATGCAGCCGCGCAACGCCTCGCGACTACGACGCATGCCAACGATATTCTAGCCGCGCTTCGCCGGGGTTCGCCCTCTGCAAAACCGGCCGCCGCAGCCGTCGAACCGTGGGCCGGTGCGGTCAGCGTGGATGTTGTGTTGCAGGGGCACGCCGGTCTGCACGCACGACCTGCAACGAAGTTTGCCGAGACTGCCGCCGATTTTTCGTCTGAGATTCGCGTGATCCACGGTGACCGTGCCGCCAATGGCAAGGCGATGGCTTCGCTCCTGCGTCTCGGCGTGGAGAGCGGCAGCACGTTGCGCATCGAGGCGCGCGGCAGTGACGCCGACGCCGCGCTGGCGGTGTTGCGTGAAGCGGTGGAAAGTGGACTCGGCGATGCCGATGAACTCGCTGAAGCGACCTCACCCGTGCAGGCATGGACACCTCCCGAGACGGTGACCGCGGTGATCATCGGCACATCAGCCGCTCCCGGCATGGCGATTGCGCCGATCTTTCGTTTCCGCGCCGAGATGCTGTCGGTCGAGGATACGCGCGGCGAACCTGCCGCCGAACGCCGTCGTCTCGACAAGGTGATCGCTGAAGCCAACGCCGAGCTTGAACGCTTGGGCGCCGACGCCGAGGCGTGTCCGGTGGCCGCCGAAGCCGAAATTTTCAAAGCCCATCAGGCCTTGATCGCCGATGCGGATCTGCACGCGGATGTGGTGGCTTTGATTGAAGAAGGCCACAGCGCACCGTGGTCTTGGCAGCAGGTGATCGAGCGTCGGGTCGATGAAGTGCGCCGTCTTAAAAATGAACGCCTCGCGGGACGTGCCGCGGATCTGCGCGACATCGGTCAGCGCGTGTTGCGGCTGTTCTCCGGTGTCGTGAGCCGCGATCCGGTATTGCCCTCGGGCAAATGCATTCTCGTCGCGGACGATCTCACGCCATCCGACACCGCTCGGCTCGATCCTAAAAAGATCCTCGGCATCTGCACCGCCGCCGGTGGTCCGACGTCGCACACCGCGATCATCGCCCGTGCGCGCGGTCTTCCCGCCGTGGTGGGCGCAGGCAGCGAAGTGCTTTCGCTAGCCGATGGCACCCTGGCGATTCTCGATGGCGGAGCCGGCCGGCTTTATCCACATCCGGAAGAGTTCGCGGTCGCCTCGGCCAAACAATTTCAGGCCGAGCTCGCTCATCATCAGGCCGCGGCTGACGCCGATCGCTTTCGTCCGGCGTTCACGACTGATGGCCATCGCGTCGAAATCGTCGCCAACATCGGTCACGCCGAAGAGGCCGCCGCTGCGGTCGAAGCGGGTGCCGAGGGCGTGGGCTTGCTGCGCACCGAGTTCCTTTTTCTTGGCCGCGAAACCGCACCGACCGAAGAGGAGCAATTTCTCGCCTACACCGAGATGATCCGTGCGCTCAACGGCCTTCCGTTGATCATCCGCACGCTCGATATCGGTGGTGACAAGATCGTGCCTTACCTTGGCCTCGCGCATGAGGAGAATCCGTTCCTCGGCGTGCGCGGCATTCGCCTGTGCTTGCGCCGGCCTGACGTATTCAAAACTCAACTTCGTGCCATTTATCGGGCCGCGGCCACGGCCGAAGCAGGTGCGGTGAAGATCATGTTCCCCATGGTGACCACGCTTGAAGACCTGCGCTCCGCCAAAAAACTGGCGGAAGCCGTGCGTGCCGAAATCGGCGGTCCGGCCTGCGAGCTGGGCATCATGGTCGAAGTCCCTTCGGTCGTGTTGATGGCCCGCGAGTTTGCCCGCGAGGCGGACTTTTTCTCGGTTGGCACCAACGACCTCACGCAATACGCGCTCGCGATCGACCGCCAGCATCCGGAGCTGGGCAAGGAGGCCGATGCGCTGCATCCCGCGGTGCTTCGTCTGATCGATCTCACGGTGAAAGCCGCGACCGCCGAGGGCAAATGGGTCGGCGTGTGCGGCGGTGCCGCCGGCGAACCGTTGGGCGCATCAATTCTCACGGGCCTCGGCGTTGCCGAACTCAGCATGAGCGCGCCGTCGCTGGCTGCCGTAAAAGCGAAGCTTCGCGGGACTTCGCTTAAAGCTTTGCGTGCGCTGGCGCAGCGCGCGCTTGCCTGCTCGACCGCGGCCGAAGTGCGCGCACTCTCCAAATAA
- a CDS encoding PTS fructose-like transporter subunit IIB, producing the protein MKQIVALTASPAGSAHARLAAEALRAVAAQSGHGFKVEVADATAGSTGVLTAADIAAADVVLLAVDASVETSRFADKPIYETRTSAAIRHPQAIIDAALAKVSPVTPAVSSAPAPVAAVPAPAALVATAVKRLVAITSCPTGIAHTFMAAEALKKAAAALGHEIRVETQGSVGAKTQLTAAEITAADAVVIAADTNVDLSRFDGKRLNRVSTKEAMHDGKQVIAAALVLPVPAAGSAGLAKNVEQLKANRGSARSGPYKHLMTGVSHMLPIVIAGGLAIALAFAIGGIYAGNEKGTFAAALSQIGGGAAFQLMVAVLSGYIAFSIADRPGLAPGLVGGFLAQQLGAGFLGGIVSGFLAGYLTLFLARKIKLPDNLEGLKPVLILPFLSTLTIGLLMIFVIAPPVQVVLSTMTEWLNSMRGANALLLGVILGSMMAFDMGGPINKAAYTFGVGLLGSQVYTPMAAIMAAGMTPPLGIALAVLIAKNRFDADERKAGAAAAVLGLAFITEGAIPFAAKNPLRVIPALVLGSAVTGALSMVSGVQLLVPHGGLFALLIPGAVTHLIPYLLAIVAGTVVTTGALLITLPKSSSAGVPANA; encoded by the coding sequence ATGAAACAGATTGTCGCTCTTACGGCGTCCCCTGCCGGATCCGCCCATGCCCGTCTCGCCGCCGAAGCGCTTCGAGCGGTTGCCGCCCAGTCCGGCCACGGCTTTAAAGTCGAAGTAGCCGATGCCACCGCCGGTTCGACCGGTGTGTTGACCGCCGCTGATATTGCCGCGGCCGATGTCGTCCTGCTGGCCGTCGATGCTTCGGTGGAAACATCACGTTTCGCCGACAAACCCATTTACGAAACCCGCACGAGTGCGGCTATCCGCCATCCGCAGGCGATCATCGATGCGGCTCTCGCCAAGGTTTCTCCCGTCACGCCGGCTGTGTCGTCCGCACCGGCACCGGTTGCGGCCGTCCCTGCCCCGGCGGCTCTCGTCGCGACGGCGGTAAAGCGTCTCGTCGCCATCACCTCATGTCCCACGGGGATTGCTCATACGTTCATGGCGGCTGAAGCGCTCAAGAAAGCCGCCGCCGCACTCGGCCACGAGATCCGGGTCGAGACGCAGGGTTCAGTCGGGGCGAAAACCCAGCTTACTGCCGCGGAGATTACGGCGGCCGACGCGGTCGTCATCGCCGCCGATACCAATGTCGATCTCTCCCGTTTCGATGGTAAACGCCTGAACCGCGTCTCGACCAAGGAAGCGATGCACGACGGTAAACAAGTCATCGCTGCTGCCCTTGTGTTGCCCGTGCCCGCCGCAGGCTCCGCCGGTCTCGCGAAAAACGTCGAGCAGCTCAAAGCGAATCGCGGCAGTGCCCGCAGCGGTCCTTACAAGCACCTCATGACGGGTGTTTCCCACATGCTTCCCATCGTGATTGCGGGTGGCCTGGCCATCGCGCTGGCCTTTGCGATCGGTGGCATTTACGCGGGTAACGAGAAAGGCACTTTCGCCGCCGCGCTCAGCCAGATCGGTGGAGGCGCCGCTTTCCAGCTGATGGTCGCGGTGCTGTCCGGATACATTGCGTTTTCCATCGCGGATCGTCCGGGTCTCGCGCCGGGTCTGGTTGGCGGTTTTCTCGCGCAACAACTCGGTGCCGGTTTTCTTGGCGGCATTGTATCGGGCTTTCTCGCCGGTTATCTGACGCTGTTTCTCGCGCGCAAAATCAAGCTGCCCGACAACCTTGAAGGCCTGAAGCCCGTGCTCATCCTGCCGTTCCTTTCCACGCTTACGATTGGCTTGCTGATGATTTTTGTGATCGCTCCGCCGGTGCAGGTGGTTCTCTCCACGATGACGGAGTGGCTCAACTCGATGCGCGGTGCCAATGCGCTTCTCCTCGGTGTGATCCTCGGCTCAATGATGGCCTTCGATATGGGCGGACCGATCAACAAAGCCGCCTACACCTTCGGCGTGGGTCTGCTCGGCAGCCAGGTTTATACTCCTATGGCTGCGATCATGGCTGCCGGCATGACACCACCACTGGGCATCGCGCTCGCCGTGCTCATCGCCAAAAACCGGTTCGATGCCGACGAACGCAAAGCCGGTGCCGCCGCCGCGGTGCTGGGGCTCGCCTTCATCACCGAAGGAGCGATTCCTTTCGCTGCGAAAAATCCTCTCCGCGTCATCCCTGCGCTCGTGCTCGGCTCGGCAGTCACCGGTGCACTCAGCATGGTCTCGGGTGTGCAACTCCTCGTGCCGCATGGCGGCTTGTTCGCACTGCTCATTCCCGGCGCGGTCACGCACCTGATTCCCTACTTGCTCGCCATTGTTGCCGGCACGGTGGTCACCACCGGTGCGCTGCTGATTACGCTCCCCAAATCTTCATCTGCCGGAGTTCCGGCCAACGCCTGA
- a CDS encoding PocR ligand-binding domain-containing protein has protein sequence MSSESPTQRSRLLVEQLKRSQIYRDYEQAFRETTGLPFRLRALEAFDLTHRGDPNENPFCALMAKSNQSCSACLQLQRRVEVEARLEPKTLKCFAGLCDSAVPVRVGENLIAFLQTGQVLLHKPTEAQFAKTTREILKFGTDVDLKRLEEAFFQSRVVTQKQYTSILRLLEIFAQHLATLSNQLSVTEENAEAPAISRARIYISEKHGDDLSLGDVAKAVNMSAFYFCKMFKQATGITFTDYLARVRVEKVKNLLLNPHKRISEAAFEAGFQSLSQFNRVFRKVAGEAPTAYRERIHGRAA, from the coding sequence ATGTCGTCTGAATCGCCCACCCAACGCAGCCGCCTTCTGGTCGAGCAGCTCAAGCGCTCGCAGATTTATCGCGACTATGAGCAGGCCTTTCGCGAGACGACGGGACTGCCGTTCCGGTTGAGGGCGCTGGAGGCGTTTGATCTTACACACCGGGGTGATCCCAACGAAAATCCGTTTTGTGCACTGATGGCCAAGAGCAATCAGAGTTGCTCTGCGTGTTTACAATTGCAGCGACGCGTGGAGGTCGAGGCCCGCCTCGAGCCAAAGACGCTCAAGTGTTTCGCGGGGTTGTGCGACTCGGCGGTGCCGGTGCGCGTGGGGGAGAATCTTATCGCGTTTCTGCAAACCGGTCAGGTGCTGCTGCACAAACCGACCGAGGCGCAGTTTGCGAAGACCACGCGGGAGATTCTGAAGTTTGGCACCGATGTGGATCTGAAGAGGCTGGAGGAGGCGTTTTTCCAGTCCCGCGTCGTCACACAGAAACAATACACCTCGATCCTCCGTCTGCTGGAGATTTTTGCGCAGCATCTCGCGACGCTCAGCAACCAGCTCTCCGTGACCGAGGAGAATGCCGAGGCTCCGGCCATCAGTCGTGCGCGCATCTACATCTCGGAGAAACATGGCGACGATCTTTCGCTGGGCGATGTGGCAAAGGCGGTGAACATGAGCGCGTTTTATTTTTGCAAGATGTTCAAGCAGGCGACGGGCATCACGTTTACCGATTATCTGGCGCGGGTGCGCGTGGAGAAGGTGAAGAATCTCCTGCTCAATCCGCACAAGCGGATCAGCGAGGCGGCGTTCGAGGCGGGGTTCCAGTCGTTGTCGCAGTTTAACCGGGTCTTTCGGAAAGTGGCGGGTGAAGCTCCGACGGCTTATCGTGAACGCATTCACGGACGCGCGGCGTAG
- a CDS encoding Hsp20/alpha crystallin family protein → MSLLSSFLPSSANSSACAPGSACGVTDQQTASVRPTYRLDQTAEAYTVTVNLPGVTKDNLTVDAEDGVLTVTGRRSWQKPGGWTALYRESADAGYTLSLAYDDAVDTDKISAALTDGVLRLTLPKAEARKPRKIAVA, encoded by the coding sequence ATGTCTCTCCTCAGCTCCTTCCTTCCTTCGTCCGCCAATTCCTCCGCCTGCGCTCCGGGTTCTGCCTGCGGCGTCACCGACCAGCAAACCGCATCGGTCCGCCCGACTTACCGTCTCGATCAAACCGCCGAGGCCTACACGGTCACGGTCAACCTTCCCGGCGTGACCAAGGACAACCTCACCGTCGATGCCGAGGACGGCGTTCTCACAGTCACCGGTCGTCGTTCCTGGCAAAAACCCGGGGGCTGGACGGCCCTCTATCGTGAGTCCGCCGACGCCGGCTATACGCTCTCGCTCGCCTACGACGATGCGGTCGATACCGACAAGATCTCCGCCGCGCTCACCGATGGCGTGCTACGCCTGACTTTGCCCAAGGCTGAGGCTCGCAAGCCGCGTAAGATCGCCGTCGCGTAA
- the chrA gene encoding chromate efflux transporter has product MSAHPTFREAIKFWLKLGFISFGGPAGQIAIMQTELVERKKWIGQERFLHALNFCMLLPGPEAQQLAIYCGWLLHRTWGGIAAGALFVLPSAFMLWGLSQVYVSYGHVAWVGAVFYGLKPAVMAIVFAAVLRIGKKALKNEVMWAIAAMAFVLIFFLKVPFPLIVFGALLAGFAGGKYAPRWFPASGGHGAVAEEAAVIDDAAESPVVKPSWGRAVRVTAAGVALWVAPLVLIGAWQGWKCTWVMEGVFFSKAAMVTFGGAYAVLPYVAQQAVETHAWLSAPQMLDGLAFAETTPGPLIMVLQFVGFMGGWNHPGMLSPWAAAALGAAVTTWVTFVPCFLWIFLGAPHIEQLRGNKLLTAALAAVTASVVGVILNLAVWFGGRVLFPQQTWASVDGFAVAVGLIAFVALHRFKVNLIAVIAASGAAGWVWSVL; this is encoded by the coding sequence ATGTCGGCGCATCCCACGTTTCGCGAAGCGATCAAGTTCTGGCTTAAGCTCGGGTTCATCAGCTTCGGCGGACCGGCAGGGCAGATTGCGATCATGCAGACCGAATTGGTGGAGCGAAAAAAATGGATCGGGCAGGAGCGATTTCTGCATGCGTTGAATTTTTGCATGCTGCTGCCGGGGCCCGAGGCTCAGCAACTGGCGATCTACTGCGGCTGGCTGCTACATCGCACGTGGGGCGGAATCGCGGCGGGGGCGCTCTTCGTGCTGCCATCGGCGTTTATGCTGTGGGGGCTGAGCCAGGTGTATGTATCTTACGGCCACGTGGCGTGGGTGGGCGCGGTTTTTTACGGGCTCAAGCCGGCGGTCATGGCGATCGTGTTCGCGGCGGTGCTGCGCATCGGGAAAAAGGCGCTTAAAAACGAAGTGATGTGGGCTATCGCGGCGATGGCGTTTGTGCTGATCTTTTTTTTGAAGGTGCCCTTTCCGTTAATCGTGTTTGGCGCGCTGCTGGCGGGCTTCGCGGGCGGGAAATATGCGCCGCGCTGGTTTCCTGCGAGCGGTGGCCATGGTGCGGTGGCGGAGGAGGCGGCGGTGATTGATGATGCGGCCGAGAGCCCTGTGGTGAAACCATCCTGGGGACGTGCGGTGCGGGTGACGGCCGCCGGCGTGGCGTTGTGGGTGGCGCCGTTGGTGCTGATCGGGGCGTGGCAGGGCTGGAAATGCACGTGGGTGATGGAAGGCGTGTTCTTCAGCAAGGCGGCGATGGTGACGTTTGGCGGGGCTTACGCGGTGCTGCCGTATGTGGCGCAGCAAGCGGTGGAGACGCATGCGTGGTTGAGCGCGCCGCAGATGCTCGATGGACTGGCGTTTGCCGAGACGACGCCGGGGCCGCTCATCATGGTGCTGCAGTTCGTGGGATTCATGGGCGGTTGGAATCATCCGGGGATGCTGAGCCCGTGGGCGGCGGCGGCGTTGGGCGCGGCGGTGACGACGTGGGTGACCTTCGTGCCGTGTTTCTTGTGGATTTTTCTAGGTGCGCCCCACATCGAACAGTTGCGAGGAAACAAACTGCTCACGGCGGCGCTGGCGGCGGTGACAGCGAGCGTGGTGGGCGTGATCCTGAACCTCGCCGTGTGGTTCGGTGGTCGCGTGCTGTTTCCTCAACAGACGTGGGCAAGCGTCGATGGGTTTGCGGTGGCCGTCGGTCTGATCGCGTTCGTGGCGCTGCACCGTTTCAAGGTAAACTTGATCGCGGTGATTGCCGCCAGCGGCGCGGCCGGCTGGGTGTGGTCGGTTCTTTAG
- a CDS encoding 2-hydroxyacid dehydrogenase, which translates to MKVIVYSTRAYDRSHLDSVNSSGAHQFTWTAERLSLKTTALARGHEAVCSFVNDPLDAPILEALAAGGIRLITLRCAGYNHVDLSAAIALGLTVANVPAYSPHAVAEHAIALLLTLNRHTHLAYNRVRRGDFTLSGLQGIDLHGKTAGLVGTGRIGTITGRILQGFGCRVLAYDPFPTQEARDAGFELVALDEVLTRSDIISLHCPLLPATKHIINASSLARLKPSALLINTSRGGLIETNAVIAALENKQLRGLGIDVYEHEAALFFEDHSATGIPDPLFARLVANENVVATGHQAFLTDDALANIASTVISSLDAFAAGHAVPFALKPRA; encoded by the coding sequence GTGAAAGTCATCGTTTACAGCACCCGCGCCTACGACCGCAGCCATCTCGATTCAGTCAACAGTTCCGGCGCCCATCAATTTACGTGGACCGCGGAACGGCTTTCACTCAAGACCACCGCACTCGCCCGTGGACACGAGGCCGTGTGCAGTTTCGTCAACGATCCACTCGACGCACCCATACTTGAAGCCCTCGCCGCCGGCGGCATCCGGCTGATCACTCTTCGTTGCGCCGGTTACAACCACGTAGATCTATCCGCCGCGATCGCTCTGGGCCTCACGGTGGCCAACGTTCCCGCCTACTCACCTCACGCCGTCGCCGAGCACGCCATCGCGCTGCTGCTCACGCTCAACCGACACACGCACCTCGCCTACAATCGCGTGCGCCGCGGCGACTTCACGCTCTCCGGTCTTCAGGGCATTGATCTCCACGGCAAGACCGCCGGCCTCGTCGGCACGGGTCGCATCGGCACGATCACCGGCCGCATCCTCCAGGGTTTCGGCTGCCGCGTGCTCGCCTATGATCCCTTTCCGACACAGGAAGCGCGCGATGCCGGCTTCGAATTAGTCGCACTCGATGAGGTGCTCACCCGCTCCGATATCATTTCACTCCACTGCCCGCTGCTGCCTGCGACCAAGCACATCATCAACGCCTCGTCGCTCGCCCGCCTGAAGCCCTCGGCCTTGTTGATCAACACCAGCCGCGGCGGCCTCATCGAGACCAACGCAGTCATCGCCGCTCTGGAAAACAAACAACTTCGCGGATTGGGCATCGACGTCTACGAACACGAAGCCGCGCTCTTCTTCGAAGACCATTCCGCCACCGGTATTCCTGATCCGCTCTTCGCCCGTCTCGTCGCCAATGAAAACGTGGTCGCCACCGGACACCAGGCGTTCCTGACCGACGATGCTCTGGCCAATATTGCCAGCACCGTGATCAGCAGCCTCGACGCCTTCGCTGCCGGCCACGCCGTGCCCTTCGCGCTCAAGCCGCGCGCCTAA
- a CDS encoding carbohydrate porin — MKTKLLLSLLASSAALMAADSTPDARFADRLTGDWGGARSQFADEGVDVFAYYNAIVASNVSGGIRSETNFAGDLFTGVKLDLEKLIGWTDTTFTLSGINRHGSDITPSVGSQYSVMQLVGGQTTFLYNVTLEKLFKDGDLSVKFGRMTATDDFVGSSLYSYSLNNAVNGQIRAVLFDGVMTSYPFAVWGGRVKAKTSDDSFVQVGVFQISPDMFDPSKRGLDMSIASDDGVSVFTQFDWNPELAGRPAHFFVGMNNTFLMDLPQFNTAGTTDHFTRFYAHGDYQVYREAGTTDEGLTLFATFAYTSQDKVAIIPVQSTLGANYKGLLPGRPDDRTVAFVTYGGFSDAFSNQVVAGGGSPVDYEMVFEVGHRVQLTKFAYIQPDIQFIKRPGGSGNIDDAVVLGVQFGASF, encoded by the coding sequence ATGAAAACCAAACTCCTGCTCTCTCTTCTCGCCAGTTCGGCCGCGCTTATGGCGGCGGACTCCACTCCCGACGCGCGCTTTGCCGATCGCCTCACCGGTGATTGGGGTGGTGCGCGTTCACAATTCGCCGACGAAGGCGTCGACGTCTTCGCCTACTACAACGCCATCGTCGCTTCCAACGTCTCCGGCGGCATCCGCAGCGAGACGAACTTTGCGGGCGATCTTTTCACCGGTGTGAAACTGGATCTGGAGAAACTGATCGGATGGACGGACACGACGTTCACGCTCTCGGGCATCAACCGTCACGGCAGCGATATCACTCCGTCGGTGGGCAGCCAATACAGCGTCATGCAGCTCGTGGGCGGCCAGACCACGTTTCTCTACAACGTGACACTGGAGAAACTCTTCAAAGACGGTGATCTCTCCGTGAAATTCGGCCGCATGACGGCGACCGATGACTTCGTGGGTTCATCGCTCTACAGCTATTCGCTCAACAACGCGGTGAACGGCCAGATTCGCGCGGTGTTGTTCGACGGCGTGATGACGTCGTATCCGTTCGCCGTGTGGGGCGGTCGCGTGAAGGCCAAAACCTCCGACGACAGTTTTGTGCAAGTCGGCGTGTTTCAAATCTCGCCGGACATGTTTGATCCGTCGAAACGCGGCCTGGATATGAGCATCGCGAGTGATGATGGCGTTTCGGTCTTCACGCAGTTCGACTGGAATCCCGAGCTGGCGGGCCGGCCGGCGCACTTCTTCGTGGGTATGAACAATACGTTTTTGATGGATCTGCCGCAGTTCAACACCGCCGGCACGACCGATCACTTCACGCGTTTCTATGCGCACGGTGATTATCAGGTTTATCGTGAGGCGGGCACCACCGACGAAGGCCTCACACTCTTCGCAACCTTTGCTTACACGTCGCAGGACAAAGTCGCGATCATCCCTGTCCAGTCCACGCTCGGTGCGAATTACAAAGGCCTGCTGCCGGGCCGTCCCGACGACCGGACGGTGGCCTTCGTGACCTACGGCGGGTTCAGCGATGCGTTTTCGAATCAGGTGGTCGCGGGTGGCGGCAGTCCGGTTGATTACGAGATGGTCTTCGAAGTCGGCCACCGCGTGCAGCTGACGAAGTTCGCCTACATCCAGCCGGACATCCAGTTCATCAAACGTCCGGGCGGTTCGGGTAACATCGACGACGCGGTTGTCCTCGGTGTGCAGTTTGGTGCGAGCTTCTGA
- the pfkB gene encoding 1-phosphofructokinase has product MSFPSITTLTLNPAIDRTVTIPVFTAGAVNRVESTSDRPGGKGINVAAALAEHGNSVAALGFLGRDNETAFTTFFAKRGIEDHCLRLNGSTRVGIKITDPVRHETTDINFPGLTPTFTDLTALRAQIAALKGGWCVLAGSLPPEVPTSIYREFITTLKTNGVRTVLDSSGEALRQALKAGPDCIKPNVHELEAHLGRALPTEADVIAAAREIVAGGVHLVVVSRGAEGACFVTANETVIARPPVVTVRSTVGAGDAMVAGILTAQLRNLSLADTARLATAFSLSALTRTEDGSDLGAVVEAFVSRVQISNPSS; this is encoded by the coding sequence ATGTCGTTTCCTTCCATCACCACTCTCACGCTCAACCCGGCCATTGATCGCACGGTGACGATTCCGGTTTTTACCGCCGGGGCGGTCAACCGGGTCGAGTCCACCAGCGACCGTCCGGGCGGCAAGGGCATCAATGTCGCCGCCGCGCTGGCCGAACACGGCAACTCCGTGGCGGCGCTTGGTTTTCTAGGTCGCGACAACGAGACCGCGTTCACGACGTTTTTCGCCAAGCGGGGCATTGAGGATCATTGCCTGCGGTTGAACGGTTCGACCCGTGTCGGGATCAAGATCACCGATCCCGTGCGCCACGAGACGACCGATATTAATTTTCCCGGACTCACGCCCACGTTCACCGATCTCACCGCGCTTCGGGCGCAGATCGCGGCGCTTAAAGGCGGCTGGTGCGTGCTGGCGGGGAGTCTGCCGCCTGAAGTGCCGACCAGCATTTACCGCGAGTTCATCACCACGCTCAAAACGAACGGCGTGCGCACCGTGCTCGACTCGAGTGGAGAGGCGTTGCGCCAGGCGCTCAAGGCCGGGCCCGATTGCATCAAGCCCAACGTGCATGAGTTGGAAGCCCATCTCGGACGTGCCTTGCCGACCGAGGCTGATGTGATTGCCGCCGCGCGCGAGATCGTGGCGGGTGGCGTGCACCTGGTGGTGGTTTCGCGGGGTGCCGAGGGCGCGTGTTTCGTCACGGCCAACGAAACCGTGATCGCCCGTCCGCCGGTCGTAACGGTTCGCAGCACAGTCGGCGCGGGTGATGCCATGGTCGCCGGCATTCTGACCGCGCAACTGCGCAACCTGTCGCTGGCCGACACTGCGCGCCTCGCCACCGCTTTTTCACTTTCCGCGCTCACGCGCACCGAGGATGGCTCCGATTTAGGGGCCGTCGTAGAAGCGTTCGTGAGTCGCGTTCAGATCAGCAACCCCAGCTCGTAA
- a CDS encoding Hsp20/alpha crystallin family protein yields MRFVRYTYPSARNVNFFNGAASRGLENEVDRLFNTALGNFSDRGIPVDLYEDKDNTYVRAELPGVDREAITVEHADGRLSISASRQPTAPQAGDKSAEPVTFTRNVSVPDQIVQADKISAAYENGVLTVTLPKREETKPRKVSVTVA; encoded by the coding sequence ATGAGATTCGTTCGCTACACCTATCCGTCCGCCCGCAACGTCAACTTCTTCAACGGCGCCGCTTCCCGCGGTCTTGAGAACGAGGTAGATCGCCTCTTTAACACCGCACTCGGCAACTTTTCCGACCGCGGCATTCCCGTCGACCTCTACGAGGACAAGGACAACACCTACGTCCGCGCCGAGTTGCCGGGAGTCGATCGTGAGGCCATCACCGTTGAACACGCCGACGGCCGCCTGAGCATCAGCGCCTCGCGTCAACCCACGGCGCCTCAAGCCGGCGACAAATCCGCCGAGCCTGTCACCTTCACCCGCAACGTCAGCGTGCCCGATCAAATCGTGCAGGCCGACAAGATCTCTGCCGCGTATGAAAACGGCGTGCTCACCGTCACCCTGCCCAAACGCGAGGAAACCAAGCCGCGCAAAGTCAGCGTCACCGTCGCCTGA